A genomic region of Vitis vinifera cultivar Pinot Noir 40024 chromosome 7, ASM3070453v1 contains the following coding sequences:
- the LOC100247039 gene encoding transcription factor MYB61 has translation MGRHSCCYKQKLRKGLWSPEEDEKLLRHITKYGHGCWSSVPKQAGLQRCGKSCRLRWINYLRPDLKRGTFSLQEENLIIELHSVLGNRWSQIAAQLPGRTDNEIKNLWNSCLKKKLRQRGIDPNTHKPLSEVENREDSNPPTDSQDKASGVSSELNLLKVDNSKPEAALLEQRSSSIATRGYGMEVEGSSSSKTINSNNNNNSNSNLMSPTPNKDFFLDRFMISHQENSTGCQPSDVVGYLAPQQLNYPSNARLSINPTQPLWFSQSSKTLDMNSEFSSNAVSSVLSSVTSSLLPSPMPYKPSIPFHSDNPSIPSFTLSGSRFWDAGASTNSSNSSSGSSSSAELQSNSSFFENSIFPWGLADCSTSDKGAQIHIIESEPEDIKWPEYLQNPFLMAAALQNQTPQPLYNEIKSETHFITETSSAMWAHSQQQQEHLQAPDIQRLPATFGHI, from the exons ATGGGGAGGCACTCTTGTTGTTACAAGCAGAAGCTAAGGAAAGGCCTATGGtctcctgaagaagatgagaaACTTCTGAGGCATATTACCAAGTATGGCCATGGCTGCTGGAGCTCTGTCCCAAAGCAAGCAG GTCTGCAAAGGTGTGGGAAGAGCTGCAGATTGAGGTGGATTAACTACTTGAGGCCTGATTTGAAGAGAGGCACATTCTCCCTACAGGAAGAGAATCTTATAATTGAGCTTCATTCAGTTCTTGGGAACAG GTGGTCCCAAATCGCAGCACAGCTGCCTGGACGCACTGAcaatgaaataaagaatttgtGGAACTCTTGCTTGAAGAAGAAGCTCAGGCAGAGAGGCATTGACCCCAACACCCACAAACCCCTCTCTGAGGTTGAAAATAGAGAAGACAGCAACCCTCCCACCGACAGCCAGGACAAAGCTTCAGGAGTATCCAGTGAATTGAACCTCCTCAAGGTAGACAATTCAAAGCCAGAAGCGGCCTTGCTCGAGCAAAGATCGTCTTCAATCGCAACACGAGGCTATGGAATGGAAGTGGAAGGTTCTTCCAGCTCCAAGACAATAaacagcaacaacaacaataacagcAACAGCAATTTGATGTCGCCCACACCCAACAAGGACTTCTTCCTAGATAGATTCATGATCTCTCACCAGGAAAACTCCACAGGCTGCCAACCATCAGATGTGGTGGGGTATTTGGCCCCTCAGCAATTGAATTACCCATCCAATGCTAGACTCTCAATTAACCCAACCCAACCTCTCTGGTTCTCTCAATCCAGCAAAACATTAGACATGAATTCTGAGTTCAGTTCCAATGCTGTATCCTCCGTTCTTTCATCTGTCACCAGCTCACTTCTCCCTTCACCTATGCCCTACAAGCCCTCCATTCCTTTTCACTCTGATAATCCTTCAATTCCCTCTTTCACTCTGAGTGGATCCCGTTTCTGGGATGCAGGTGCCTCCACCAACAGTAGCAATAGCAGCTCTGGCAGCAGTAGCAGCGCCGAGTTGCAGAGTAACAGCTCCTTCTTTGAGAACAGCATCTTCCCATGGGGATTGGCAGATTGTAGCACGTCAGACAAAGGAGCCCAAATCCATATCATAGAAAGCGAACCGGAGGATATCAAGTGGCCTGAATATCTCCAAAATCCATTTTTAATGGCAGCAGCTTTACAAAATCAAACCCCACAACCTTTATACAATGAGATAAAATCAGAAACGCACTTCATAACCGAGACGTCTAGTGCTATGTGGGCTCACAGCCAGCAGCAGCAAGAACATCTGCAAGCTCCGGATATCCAGAGACTCCCCGCAACCTTTGGACATATTTAG
- the LOC100264193 gene encoding cytochrome P450 709B2 isoform X1 gives MYVEMGCLAIALVSFTVIFISIIWQICRILFWRPYVVTRCFRKQGIRGPPYSVLSGSLHEIERLKNAARGSVLETSSNDIIQRVVPHYHRWSLDYGDTFLYWFGTQPRICISDPELAKHILSNKFGCFIKPMTRPLLEKMAGRGLGLVNGADWVKHRRITSPAFTSGKLKVMMKRMAECTLSMLHEWKNQSFVAHNQCKMIEVNGEFRKLTADIIAQTAFGTSYVQGREVFEAQRELRQCCRASIADILIPWSLYLPTPENLGIWKTERRLNKALRSIIESRLNSQVSRSSDSVHGDDLLGLMIGESEAAKTKPGLKLSMNEIIEECKMFFFAGQDTTSTLLSWTVFLLSSHQEWQDRLRQEVLKECRMGIPDSDMLAKLKLNICFQVNMVFLEVLRLYSPVITTFRKASKDIKFGNLIIPRDTCISIPVVKIHRMEKYWGEDANEFNPLRFSNGVSEAAKHPNALIAFGMGPRACIGKKFAMLEAKIVIVLMLQRFSFFLSPDYKHTPMENLTLQPQCGIPILMEPLLL, from the exons ATGTACGTAGAGATGGGCTGTCTAGCCATTGCCTTGGTTTCTTTcacagttatttttatttccataaTTTGGCAGATTTGCAGGATTCTGTTTTGGAGGCCTTATGTAGTGACTAGATGCTTTCGGAAACAAGGAATCAGAGGGCCTCCTTACTCAGTCCTTTCGGGCTCTCTGCATGAAATCGAGAGGCTGAAGAATGCAGCAAGAGGGAGCGTTCTGGAAACAAGTTCAAATGATATTATTCAGAGGGTTGTTCCTCACTACCATAGATGGTCCTTAGACTATG GAGATACGTTTCTGTATTGGTTTGGAACACAGCCAAGGATCTGCATTTCTGATCCAGAACTGGCCAAACACATCCTATCAAACAAATTTGGTTGCTTCATTAAACCCATGACAAGGCCTCTGCTAGAAAAAATGGCAGGGAGGGGACTAGGCCTGGTTAATGGAGCTGACTGGGTTAAACACAGGAGGATCACCAGTCCTGCCTTCACCTCAGGCAAGCTCAAG GTTATGATGAAGAGGATGGCAGAATGTACATTATCCATGCTTCATGAGTGGAAAAATCAGAGTTTTGTAGCTCATAACCAATGCAAGATGATAGAAGTGAATGGAGAATTTAGAAAGTTAACAGCTGATATAATTGCCCAGACTGCTTTTGGCACTAGCTATGTCCAAGGGAGGGAGGTCTTCGAGGCACAAAGAGAACTCCGCCAGTGTTGCAGAGCTTCCATTGCAGATATTCTGATCCCTTGGAGCCT ATACCTTCCTACCCCAGAAAATCTTGGTATATGGAAGACAGAGAGGAGACTGAACAAGGCATTGAGGTCAATCATAGAGAGCAGATTGAATTCCCAGGTTTCCAGAAGCTCAGATTCAGTCCATGGAGATGATCTACTCGGGCTGATGATCGGAGAATCGGAAGCTGCTAAAACAAAACCAGGCCTCAAGTTGAGTATGAATGAGATCATAGAAGAATGCAAAATGTTCTTCTTTGCAGGGCAAGATACCACTTCCACTTTGCTAAGTTGGACTGTGTTCCTGTTAAGCTCACACCAAGAATGGCAGGACCGCCTCAGGCAAGAGGTGTTGAAGGAATGTAGGATGGGAATTCCTGATTCAGACATGCTGGCCAAGTTGAAACTG AATATTTGTTTTCAGGTGAACATGGTTTTTTTGGAAGTTCTGAGACTGTATAGCCCAGTGATAACAACATTCAGGAAAGCATCCAAAGACATAAAATTTGGGAACCTGATAATCCCAAGAGATACATGCATATCTATTCCAGTAGTGAAGATACATCGGATGGAGAAATACTGGGGAGAAGATGCAAATGAGTTCAATCCTTTGAGGTTCTCTAATGGAGTCTCTGAAGCTGCAAAACACCCAAATGCACTAATTGCCTTTGGAATGGGCCCAAGAGCTTGTATTGGCAAAAAATTTGCAATGTTGGAGGCAAAAATAGTGATTGTCTTGATGCTTCAgaggttttcttttttcctctccCCTGACTATAAACACACACCAATGGAAAACCTCACTCTTCAGCCACAATGTGGCATCCCAATTCTGATGGAACCTTTGCTCTTATAA
- the LOC100264193 gene encoding cytochrome P450 709B2 isoform X2 has product MYVEMGCLAIALVSFTVIFISIIWQICRILFWRPYVVTRCFRKQGIRGPPYSVLSGSLHEIERLKNAARGSVLETSSNDIIQRVVPHYHRWSLDYGDTFLYWFGTQPRICISDPELAKHILSNKFGCFIKPMTRPLLEKMAGRGLGLVNGADWVKHRRITSPAFTSGKLKVMMKRMAECTLSMLHEWKNQSFVAHNQCKMIEVNGEFRKLTADIIAQTAFGTSYVQGREVFEAQRELRQCCRASIADILIPWSLYLPTPENLGIWKTERRLNKALRSIIESRLNSQVSRSSDSVHGDDLLGLMIGESEAAKTKPGLKLSMNEIIEECKMFFFAGQDTTSTLLSWTVFLLSSHQEWQDRLRQEVLKECRMGIPDSDMLAKLKLVNMVFLEVLRLYSPVITTFRKASKDIKFGNLIIPRDTCISIPVVKIHRMEKYWGEDANEFNPLRFSNGVSEAAKHPNALIAFGMGPRACIGKKFAMLEAKIVIVLMLQRFSFFLSPDYKHTPMENLTLQPQCGIPILMEPLLL; this is encoded by the exons ATGTACGTAGAGATGGGCTGTCTAGCCATTGCCTTGGTTTCTTTcacagttatttttatttccataaTTTGGCAGATTTGCAGGATTCTGTTTTGGAGGCCTTATGTAGTGACTAGATGCTTTCGGAAACAAGGAATCAGAGGGCCTCCTTACTCAGTCCTTTCGGGCTCTCTGCATGAAATCGAGAGGCTGAAGAATGCAGCAAGAGGGAGCGTTCTGGAAACAAGTTCAAATGATATTATTCAGAGGGTTGTTCCTCACTACCATAGATGGTCCTTAGACTATG GAGATACGTTTCTGTATTGGTTTGGAACACAGCCAAGGATCTGCATTTCTGATCCAGAACTGGCCAAACACATCCTATCAAACAAATTTGGTTGCTTCATTAAACCCATGACAAGGCCTCTGCTAGAAAAAATGGCAGGGAGGGGACTAGGCCTGGTTAATGGAGCTGACTGGGTTAAACACAGGAGGATCACCAGTCCTGCCTTCACCTCAGGCAAGCTCAAG GTTATGATGAAGAGGATGGCAGAATGTACATTATCCATGCTTCATGAGTGGAAAAATCAGAGTTTTGTAGCTCATAACCAATGCAAGATGATAGAAGTGAATGGAGAATTTAGAAAGTTAACAGCTGATATAATTGCCCAGACTGCTTTTGGCACTAGCTATGTCCAAGGGAGGGAGGTCTTCGAGGCACAAAGAGAACTCCGCCAGTGTTGCAGAGCTTCCATTGCAGATATTCTGATCCCTTGGAGCCT ATACCTTCCTACCCCAGAAAATCTTGGTATATGGAAGACAGAGAGGAGACTGAACAAGGCATTGAGGTCAATCATAGAGAGCAGATTGAATTCCCAGGTTTCCAGAAGCTCAGATTCAGTCCATGGAGATGATCTACTCGGGCTGATGATCGGAGAATCGGAAGCTGCTAAAACAAAACCAGGCCTCAAGTTGAGTATGAATGAGATCATAGAAGAATGCAAAATGTTCTTCTTTGCAGGGCAAGATACCACTTCCACTTTGCTAAGTTGGACTGTGTTCCTGTTAAGCTCACACCAAGAATGGCAGGACCGCCTCAGGCAAGAGGTGTTGAAGGAATGTAGGATGGGAATTCCTGATTCAGACATGCTGGCCAAGTTGAAACTG GTGAACATGGTTTTTTTGGAAGTTCTGAGACTGTATAGCCCAGTGATAACAACATTCAGGAAAGCATCCAAAGACATAAAATTTGGGAACCTGATAATCCCAAGAGATACATGCATATCTATTCCAGTAGTGAAGATACATCGGATGGAGAAATACTGGGGAGAAGATGCAAATGAGTTCAATCCTTTGAGGTTCTCTAATGGAGTCTCTGAAGCTGCAAAACACCCAAATGCACTAATTGCCTTTGGAATGGGCCCAAGAGCTTGTATTGGCAAAAAATTTGCAATGTTGGAGGCAAAAATAGTGATTGTCTTGATGCTTCAgaggttttcttttttcctctccCCTGACTATAAACACACACCAATGGAAAACCTCACTCTTCAGCCACAATGTGGCATCCCAATTCTGATGGAACCTTTGCTCTTATAA
- the LOC100259014 gene encoding uncharacterized protein LOC100259014 isoform X1, with protein MESEAVREFIRREVKDWEEEAIATARFKAFSGQRSDWEARYQFWRDLILKVARHFHLLFISSSQVKKDWFNRGGLTPLCLDHVLFLMYNEGDIIRSVDLVDPTSGRLSQLFRKVKHMMVRSTSAEVMFEDHLILLPLLKDKTVEVVKVLSESQWTSSCVITMKKFQDICGGTREASAVLSYLSGCGKAQYLSISKKELIEGVKVSLSAAAVSGTTSLDLDVLHLTWTTENLQQQLDVIDQRCEVSKKAALASLNSGNKKVALRHAKALKLASESREKCISFLNRVEEVLSLIANAESTKKVSEAIQIGARAIQENRIDVEEVQRCLQELGDSIDSQKQVEEALAESDPSYVDIEDEDIEEEFRKLELELGNQNLQILVSQAGVDTAAGETEASESSKSLCDALSDLKLADNATRGSTILNSTGSKRDNISKNLKLEAA; from the exons ATGGAGAGTGAGGCAGTGAGGGAGTTCATAAGGAGGGAAGTGAAGGATTGGGAGGAGGAAGCGATTGCCACTGCTCGATTCAAGGCGTTTAGCGGACAAAGATCTGACTGGGAGGCAAGGTACCAGTTTTGGAGAGATTTGATTCTGAAGGTGGCTCGCCATTTCCACCTTCTCTTCATTTCGTCTTCCCAG GTGAAGAAGGATTGGTTTAATCGAGGAGGATTGACCCCTTTGTGCCTTGACCATGTTCTG TTTTTGATGTATAATGAAGGTGATATTATACGAAGTGTGGATCTTGTGGACCCAACTAGTGGACGGCTTTCCCAGCTTTTTAGGAAAGTAAAACATATGATGGTTAGATCAACATCTGCAGAAGTTATGTTTGAAGATCATCTCATTCTTCTTCCACTGTTGAAG GATAAAACTGTTGAAGTTGTCAAGGTTTTATCTGAAAGCCAGTGGACTTCTTCATGTGTTATTACAATGAAGAAGTTTCAGGACATCTGTGGAGGAACCAGAGAGGCATCTGCAGTTTTGAGTTATTTGTCAGGATGTGGGAAAGCACAGTACCTCTCAATCAGTAAGAAGGAATTGATAGAG GGTGTGAAAGTTTCTCTTTCCGCTGCAGCAGTTTCGGGTACCACAAGTCTGGATCTTGATGTTTTGCACTTGACTTGGACAACAGAAAACCTTCAGCAGCAACTTGATGTGATTGACCAACGTTGTGAAGT ATCAAAAAAAGCTGCATTAGCTTCTCTAAATTCTGGAAACAAAAAGGTTGCACTGAGACATGCAAAGGCATTAAAATTGGCCTCTGAGAGTAGAGAAAAATGTATATCCTTTTTGAACCGAGTGGAGGAAGTTCTCAGTCTTATTGCAAATGCTGAATCCACAAAAAAG GTTTCTGAAGCCATTCAAATTGGTGCGCGAGCGATACAGGAAAATAGGATAGATGTGGAAGAAGTTCAACGCTGTTTGCAAGAACTTGGTGATAGTATTGATTCACAAAAGCAAGTAGAAGAAGCtctag CGGAATCAGATCCATCATATGTAGATATTGAGGATGAAGATATTGAAGAGGAGTTCAGAAAATTAGAGTTGGAACTTGGAAATCAGAACCTGCAAATACTGGTCTCCCAAGCTGGGGTGGATACAGCAGCAGGAGAAACCGAGGCATCAGAATCTTCCAAATCATTGTGTGATGCTTTATCAGATTTGAAGCTTGCTGATAATGCAACCAGGGGATCAACCATTCTGAATTCTACTGGGTCAAAGAGAGACAACATATCCAAAAATCTCAAGCTTGAAGCTGCCTAG
- the LOC100259014 gene encoding uncharacterized protein LOC100259014 isoform X2 yields the protein MESEAVREFIRREVKDWEEEAIATARFKAFSGQRSDWEARYQFWRDLILKVARHFHLLFISSSQVKKDWFNRGGLTPLCLDHVLDKTVEVVKVLSESQWTSSCVITMKKFQDICGGTREASAVLSYLSGCGKAQYLSISKKELIEGVKVSLSAAAVSGTTSLDLDVLHLTWTTENLQQQLDVIDQRCEVSKKAALASLNSGNKKVALRHAKALKLASESREKCISFLNRVEEVLSLIANAESTKKVSEAIQIGARAIQENRIDVEEVQRCLQELGDSIDSQKQVEEALAESDPSYVDIEDEDIEEEFRKLELELGNQNLQILVSQAGVDTAAGETEASESSKSLCDALSDLKLADNATRGSTILNSTGSKRDNISKNLKLEAA from the exons ATGGAGAGTGAGGCAGTGAGGGAGTTCATAAGGAGGGAAGTGAAGGATTGGGAGGAGGAAGCGATTGCCACTGCTCGATTCAAGGCGTTTAGCGGACAAAGATCTGACTGGGAGGCAAGGTACCAGTTTTGGAGAGATTTGATTCTGAAGGTGGCTCGCCATTTCCACCTTCTCTTCATTTCGTCTTCCCAG GTGAAGAAGGATTGGTTTAATCGAGGAGGATTGACCCCTTTGTGCCTTGACCATGTTCTG GATAAAACTGTTGAAGTTGTCAAGGTTTTATCTGAAAGCCAGTGGACTTCTTCATGTGTTATTACAATGAAGAAGTTTCAGGACATCTGTGGAGGAACCAGAGAGGCATCTGCAGTTTTGAGTTATTTGTCAGGATGTGGGAAAGCACAGTACCTCTCAATCAGTAAGAAGGAATTGATAGAG GGTGTGAAAGTTTCTCTTTCCGCTGCAGCAGTTTCGGGTACCACAAGTCTGGATCTTGATGTTTTGCACTTGACTTGGACAACAGAAAACCTTCAGCAGCAACTTGATGTGATTGACCAACGTTGTGAAGT ATCAAAAAAAGCTGCATTAGCTTCTCTAAATTCTGGAAACAAAAAGGTTGCACTGAGACATGCAAAGGCATTAAAATTGGCCTCTGAGAGTAGAGAAAAATGTATATCCTTTTTGAACCGAGTGGAGGAAGTTCTCAGTCTTATTGCAAATGCTGAATCCACAAAAAAG GTTTCTGAAGCCATTCAAATTGGTGCGCGAGCGATACAGGAAAATAGGATAGATGTGGAAGAAGTTCAACGCTGTTTGCAAGAACTTGGTGATAGTATTGATTCACAAAAGCAAGTAGAAGAAGCtctag CGGAATCAGATCCATCATATGTAGATATTGAGGATGAAGATATTGAAGAGGAGTTCAGAAAATTAGAGTTGGAACTTGGAAATCAGAACCTGCAAATACTGGTCTCCCAAGCTGGGGTGGATACAGCAGCAGGAGAAACCGAGGCATCAGAATCTTCCAAATCATTGTGTGATGCTTTATCAGATTTGAAGCTTGCTGATAATGCAACCAGGGGATCAACCATTCTGAATTCTACTGGGTCAAAGAGAGACAACATATCCAAAAATCTCAAGCTTGAAGCTGCCTAG
- the LOC100253874 gene encoding transcription factor PHYTOCHROME INTERACTING FACTOR-LIKE 15: protein MSDRDFVELVWENGQILTRVLSSTGSHENHRWSSFSLHDSKAQVEVGWDTSMVKRGRLLDKEFPGHTKMDPHPNYTRQDSLKKHCHTELLAKFSGSILNDEVAYTISGHDEQLVPSADNQNFKQGNACNLFSGEPQLTRPKGGQICESSLQQWQASSPYIRSREGSSKIPVSTSGLSNSMMRQPEQEQDADPDNRMGSMNFSYFLKLAALDKAKAQNIDAARATTSPGLSRLKESKSDYANGTNPFRLRPIGPPTGSVTPKLLPQPVASSLKEPLSNGHCKAVGHEVAFGNTASANQIPKPNSSFAASIVKGKPYAEKSVEPLLASSSTCSREASNYPSYSLKSKCQESEESEHPSQSFEEEPRRAEGAMSTRGGSAGSKRNRSAEGHSLSEKRRRDRINKKMRSLQELIPNCKKVDKISILDEAIDYLKTLQLQVQVMSMGAGMCMAPVMIPAVLQQIQAAHLPHFSPMGMGMGMGMGMGLGLGLGLGLGCSPEQFPSPPILGAAALSGIAGTAPQMLGHPGQVLPMSLSSAPFIPLHAGSLTQSVLVPSVPKDIHPVEHPGSSPSSN, encoded by the exons ATGTCTGACCGTGATTTTGTGGAGCTTGTATGGGAGAATGGTCAGATTCTTACAAGAGTTCTGTCCAGTACTGGATCTCATGAGAATCACAGATGGTCCAGTTTTTCTTTACATGATTCTAAGGCTCAAGTGGAAGTAGGATGGGACACCTCCATGGTAAAGAGAGGAAGGTTATTGGACAAGGAATTTCCTGGACATACCAAGATGGATCCCCATCCCAACTATACCCGTCAGGATTCTCTTAAAAAGCACTGCCATACTGAACTATTGGCCAAATTCTCAGGTTCCATTCTAAACGATGAGGTTGCCTACACCATTAGTGGTCATGATGAACAACTTGTTCCTTCAGCTGACAATCAGAATTTTAAACAAGGCAATGCATGTAACCTTTTCAGTGGAGAACCTCAGCTTACTAGACCCAAAGGTGGCCAAATATGTGAGTCTTCTTTGCAACAATGGCAAGCTTCATCTCCATATATAAGATCAAGGGAGGGTTCAAGTAAGATCCCAGTATCAACCAGTGGATTGTCTAACTCGATGATGCGGCAGCCAGAGCAGGAGCAGGATGCTGACCCCGATAACAGAATGGGTTCGATGAACTTCTCCTATTTCTTAAAACTTGCAGCTCTCGATAAAGCCAAGGCTCAGAACATTGATGCTGCAAGAGCCACAACCAGCCCAGGCTTGTCAAGACTTAAGGAGTCGAAAAGTGACTATGCTAATGGCACCAACCCCTTCAGATTGAGGCCAATTGGGCCCCCAACCGGTTCAGTGACCCCCAAACTGTTGCCACAACCAGTTGCTTCGTCTTTAAAGGAACCACTCTCTAATGGGCATTGTAAAGCAGTTGGTCATGAAGTTGCCTTTGGGAATACTGCATCCGCTAATCAGATTCCTAAGCCCAACTCAAGCTTCGCAGCAAGCATAGTCAAGGGAAAGCCTTACGCTGAAAAATCTGTAGAACCATTGCTTGCATCTTCGTCTACATGCTCACGTGAAGCTTCAAATTATCCATCCTATTCTTTGAAGAGCAAATGCCAAGAGTCTGAGGAATCAGAACATCCAAGTCAA AGTTTTGAAGAAGAACCCAGAAGGGCAGAAGGAGCAATGTCTACTCGAGGAGGAAGTGCAGGCTCCAAGAGAAACCGTAGTGCAGAAGGTCACAGCCTATCAGAAAAG AGGCGAAGAGATAGGATCAACAAGAAGATGCGCTCGTTACAGGAACTCATACCCAATTGCAAAAAG GTGGACAAGATTTCGATACTTGATGAAGCCATTGATTATCTGAAGACACTTCAGCTTCAAGTGCAG GTCATGTCAATGGGAGCTGGGATGTGTATGGCTCCAGTGATGATACCTGCTGTATTGCAACAGATTCAAGCAGCACATTTGCCTCATTTCTCTCCCATGGGTATGGGAATGGGCATGGGCATGGGCATGGGATTGGGATTGGGATTGGGATTGGGATTGGGCTGCAGCCCAGAACAGTTCCCAAGTCCACCTATTTTGGGAGCCGCTGCTTTGTCTGGAATAGCAGGAACTGCACCTCAGATGCTTGGGCACCCAGGTCAAGTGCTTCCCATGTCATTATCAAGTGCACCCTTCATTCCTTTACACGCAGGGTCATTGACACAGTCAGTTCTAGTGCCCAGTGTCCCCAAGGATATCCACCCAGTAGAGCATCCGGGTTCTTCTCCATCTTCGAATTGA